Genomic window (Streptomyces yatensis):
GGTGCACCGCACCGCCAGTGCCGACTGGTCGGAGCGCCACTTCCAGCTCAAGACGGAGAACACCTGGGAGCACAACGCGGCGCTGATCGCCGACGAGCTGCGCGCCTGCCAGGAGGAGACCCAGGCGGATCTGGTGGTGCTGGCCGGGGACCCGCGCGAGCGGCGCGCAGTCCGTGACCAGCTGCCCAAGGCGCTGCGCTCGGTGGCGGTGGAGACCGCGCGCGGGGGCCGCGCCCCCGGTTCCGCCTCGCCCGGCACCCACGCCGCCCGGCTGCTGGACCAGGAGGTGGACGGCGCCCGCGCCCGGCATGCGCAGGAGCGCGGCGTGGCGGCGATGGAGCGGTTCCGGGCCGGCCGGATGCCCTCGGACGGGCGCGTGGAGGCGGCCGAAGGAGTTCCGGCACTGGTCGACGCGGCGCGCGAACACCGCATAGGCTCGTTGCTGATACGCCCCGACGGGCCCGATCTCTACCGCGAGGTATGGGTGGGCACCGAACCGGACCAGCTGGCCTTGCGTCGCACCGATGTCCAGTATCTGGGCGACGCACGGCCGTCCCCGGCCCGCGCCGACGACGCGCTGATCCGCTCGGCCGCGCTCACCGGCGCCGAGGTGCTGACGGTGCCGTCGGCCGACGGGGAGACATACGGCGACAACATCCCGGTGGGCGGCCTCGGCGCACTGCTGCGCTGGCCGTACGAGGGCGGCGCGGACTGACCATCCCGGGAGACGACCATCCCGGGAGACGACCGACCCGGGAGAGATATACGGACCCGCTGAGGAAGGGGACCGACATGCAGCGAGGCAGCGACCGGCTGAGCGTCCACAAGGACGACGAGATGAAGCACGAGCTCCAGGGGCTGATCCGCTCCGGGCACCCGACCCGTGCCGAGGAGTGGCACGACCCGGAGCCGGCCGCCGACGACGACCCGGACGTGACCATGGGGCCGATCCCGGCCCGCGGGACGACCGGTGAGGCCGAGGCGGTGCGGTTCGAGTTCGCGCGCCGGCTGGGACGTACGTCGTTCCCCGCCGATCGTGAGGAGCTGTTGCGCGTCCTGGAGGAACGGCACGCACCGGACGGTCTGATCGCTCTGGCCGAGGAACTGCCCGCGGACCGGACGTTCCACACGGTGCAGGAGGTGGTCTCGGCGCTGGGGCTGCGCCCGGCCTCGTAGGACATGGAGGGACGGCGAGACTCGATGGGGCGGCCAGCCATGGTGGGACGCCCAGACATGGCGGGCCGGCCAGACTGGTGGGACGCCCAGTCATGGAGGGCCGGCGCACACCGGCACGCATAGTCCCCGCCCCGCGCGGGTACTGCGGGCAGCACATCACCCACGAAGGGGAGGTGGACAGATGTCCCAGGACCCACCTCGCTATGTGCGGGAAGTCATGACGCGGCCCGTGGTCTGGGTGCACCCCGATGCCTCGCTGGTGGAAGCCGCTCAGGTGATGCGCGCACAGGGCATCGGCGATGTGCTGGTCGCCAGCGACGGGGAGCTGCTCGGTGTGCTCACCGACCGTGACATCACTCTCCGCGCCGTCGCCGAGGGCATCGACCCCCTCGCCGTCACCTGCCATGCCGTGTGCACGCCGGACCCGGTGACCATCGG
Coding sequences:
- a CDS encoding Vms1/Ankzf1 family peptidyl-tRNA hydrolase → MRLGHLQPLYERPDRPGPWASVYFDTSHPDESAAQERERAAREAGRRLEGQGADRATCRAVYERLTAAPPGPGPAAGRAVFATAGEVVVDTPLPTPPPMGEAPCWSALPHVGPLLELTGEDPSCLVAYIDRTGADVELRDGHGLRDGHAGDRLGSVHGRQWPVHRTASADWSERHFQLKTENTWEHNAALIADELRACQEETQADLVVLAGDPRERRAVRDQLPKALRSVAVETARGGRAPGSASPGTHAARLLDQEVDGARARHAQERGVAAMERFRAGRMPSDGRVEAAEGVPALVDAAREHRIGSLLIRPDGPDLYREVWVGTEPDQLALRRTDVQYLGDARPSPARADDALIRSAALTGAEVLTVPSADGETYGDNIPVGGLGALLRWPYEGGAD
- a CDS encoding DUF2795 domain-containing protein, with translation MQRGSDRLSVHKDDEMKHELQGLIRSGHPTRAEEWHDPEPAADDDPDVTMGPIPARGTTGEAEAVRFEFARRLGRTSFPADREELLRVLEERHAPDGLIALAEELPADRTFHTVQEVVSALGLRPAS
- a CDS encoding CBS domain-containing protein encodes the protein MSQDPPRYVREVMTRPVVWVHPDASLVEAAQVMRAQGIGDVLVASDGELLGVLTDRDITLRAVAEGIDPLAVTCHAVCTPDPVTIGPDEELAEAAALMRRHAVARLPVVEAGRPLGVISLGDVTEPP